Genomic segment of Hippocampus zosterae strain Florida chromosome 12, ASM2543408v3, whole genome shotgun sequence:
TGCTAAATTGAGACAATGGAAAAGTAGGGGGCGATTGGGAGCTCAAAAATCCATAATTATtacattaccaaaaaaaaaaacgcccactaagcATTTTATCCGAGAAAACGGGAATGAACTTGCCGAAATCCCCCAAGCTGTCCTTAGCTCGAGCTCTGCCTCGAGCCTGCAGAAGGGAATACGAATGTGGACAAGCAACAACCCTTGAAGCTTTCTCACCGTCTAGTTGAATGCGACTGATGACATGTTGTGCTCCTGAGTGGTAATAGTCGTCATCTGTCGGCATGAAACACAAATTGTGGCCTGCTCCATTCTTTGACCTGGCAAACTGAGCATTTACCTTGTCCTGTActctgagcattaatttggaaGTTTATTTGGCCTACTGTTGCTACGGCTATTTGTTTGGTCGATTGAAAGCATGTAGAGATTTAAACAATAGGGGTCTCAGGATTGAGCCCTGGGGAACCCCACAGGTCACGGCCATTTGATCTGAGACAGTCGCCAATGAACTTGATCCGGTTTAGAGCAGCTCCAGATCGTTCCACCCCTGTGTGTTAAGACCATTAACCTGTATCATAGCAATCTCGTTGGTCACGAGGCCGTAGCAGATGACAAAGTTGCACGCCGTTATGTCCAAACCTTCCTGAGCCACCGAGGTGGCGATCAGCAAGTTGACAGCACCACTGCGGAATTTGCTCAGCACATCCTTCTGCTCAGCCTGCTGAACGCAAATGGCTACAAATCAGTCGGATAGGCATGGCGCTCACGTGGTGTCAATGCGGTCATTGTGTTCTCACAGGCGTCATCGGTTTGACAACACTCTGGTCTCCGCCTCCGATGACATTCGACACTTTGACGCCAACGTCGACAAACTTGGGGTTCTCCTGAATCCAGTGACTGAGAGCGATGGCGCTTTGTCACATTTTGGTGAAAACGATTCCCCTGGCGTGCTCCCTGGTGGTGAACTCGTACAGAACATTTGTTTGGAGTTTTCGTAAGATGGGTTCTGAGAAAGCTTCTCAAGTTCCTCCTTGTTGTCTGGAAGAAGTTTAGGCTCATTTACTGTGGACATGAAGCTCACGCCCTTTCAGGTTTATGCTACGTTCAGCAACACTCCTCTGATACCTTGGAATAAATTGAAGAGGACTCGCTCAGGATCGGTAATGTTGATGACGTGTTCCTCGTCGGGGCTGCTTTTACTCTTTATCTcttccttgtgttttttttttccagggaatGGAAGGCGTCACTCATGCGAATAGCGTTGCTGACGATCAGGGCGTCGTTGTATCGTCGAAGGTGCTCCATGCAAATCCGTACTTCCTGAGCTTCCTCTTTGGCGGCTGAAAAGGAGGCACggtgagcaagaaaaaaaaaaaaaagagacgaaAGCCATGTTGCTCGTATTGGACCACCCATTGTTCATAGTTCTGAGATCCGAGCTCACAGGTGGGGCTCAGGTTGGCATAAATGTCAATAACATTCATGATATTCTTGATGACATCACCAAACGGGTCCTGTAAAACGGATGTCGGTATGGCGCAAACATCAGGCTCGCGACCATACCGCAAAAACGCTGATTTTTGGCGGACCCgaccttttctttgtcttccacaagcacaatttttttttctctctggctCATTGCTGTAATTCTTGAGATCCCCAGTCTGGATTTGGGAGGCATCCAAGTTAGCAGAAATCTACAAAAAGAGTGGGCGTGTCAGCTCGTAAATAATTTTGATGAATGTTAAGTGACGCATTATTTTGCACCGACACAAGCCAAAAAGGTGTTTTCAGTTTGAACTGGTATGTCAGTGAAAACACTCGATGGCTGCACATGTGATCGGTGGAACATTAGAAACAGCTTGCTGGAGACTTTTCGACTGACGAGCGCAGTAGGACGTCTGAAGTCGAACACGGATGAGCTTAACAGTTCTGCAAGCTGCTGTTATGCTTTTGCATTTCTTGTGAGAATTAAGGAAAACAATCTTTCTTATCCCACAAAAAATGTGAAGATCAACACcactagttttatttatttattgatttattgactttggtttcaatgtgtttttattaaaaGGGTACCGATTGgggcaaaaaggaaaatgtgatGATAGTCTCACAACCGAAAATGGGACAGACCACGACAATGAAATTATGttgaacgattaaaaaaaaaaaaatcaattttccatCACCGTGCAGAGTGTACTAAcctgcaaaatgtttttctccgCCTTCTTCAGTTCTGTGGCGTCGCCGACCCCTAGTGAGGCCGTCACCCCCAGGATCTGAGGTAGGTCTCCTTCTGCTCCTTCTTCAACATCCTGTTCCTGTTCTTCTGCTTCAGGTAACGCATCATCAATCGGTTGTAGACCTCCCCCTTCTTAGTGTGATGGCACTCGTCGATTATAATCAGGGCGATATCTGGGAATGTAAGACAAAGACAGAAACTAATGCATTCCGAAAATGATATGCTAGCTGCTTTTTGAGGGGCGGACCGGATGAAGGTTTTTGGCCTCGGTTGAGGTCTACTCAACGCGCCTGctttaatctgaaaaaaaaaaaaaaaaatacacctttgGGACAATTCTGTGACATTTGGACTGCAAATGTTCATTTGTTACCTAAAATATCGATATATCATGTTAAATCGTACTATGGAATTAATTTAACAGCGGGTGCGAGCGCTTGCAACTCTCCTCCGTAACTCTTATTTAAAATCTAATCATGTCAACAAGTCGAGCGATGTGATGTCAACGGATCCCCCGGAGGAAGCAAAGAGCGGCGGCGTGATGTTTCGTAGGTGATAGATGTTCTCATGTGAATTTTGTCAGCCACACACTGATGGCTTGAACAGACACGGGAAGTGGAAACCGGcgagggggttgtggggggggggggggggggggatgaaaccattcaaaataaagaaataaatagaaaagcAAAACGCTTTGAGGCGTTTCGACAAACAGCATATGTTCCACTTAGGTGGCTATGCCACCTTGGACTGTTGAGTGCCAACAAAAGTCGGAAGACTTTGACAAGATCCTGTCAGGCATCGTCATGGGAGAGGCGCCGTGTCCGCTGGGTGGCTTCCTATGACTAAACATATCAGTATGTGGCACTTTTCATTTTCCAGGTAAAATGTTTTACGGAATACAGCAGATGTAATTTAGCTTTGTGCTATTTATTGAACCCGCTTTGCTTTGATCAAGATGAATGACAAAAGGCAAAGTGGTACAAACTCGATTGTCGATGAATTCCAAAGAACCGCCAGCGAGCCTTTCAGTGGGTGGGGTTTGCAAATTTGAGGACGCGGATTCAGAATATGTCGCAAAATGAATACGACCATCGCTGGCAAAGAGTCGTCGTGACTCCGCGAACATCAACAGATCGCGTAGCGCGAGCTTGCGACATGTTTTTGGCAGCAAAAATTGTACATCTGCGGTTGCTTGTGGATGTGTGAAAGGAATTcagaaatcaaaaaaaaaaaagagggaaaaacGAGAAGAATGAAGCTGAAAAGTTCACCCTTGGGACATGTTATTCCAGGGATGGCGCTACACCGGTGCGAGAGGGGAGCTTTAACCCCATCAGAAATCTCTTTCGCCCCAGTTAAGACCCTCCAGGATTTTATTACATAACCAAGAATATAGAATATTTAAtaaatgcttttcttttgttaTCTCGGGCTACCTATATATCGCCACGCCCCACTTTAGCCtcgggagagagaaagaaaaaaaaattatctacaAAGCCTAATCGTCGCCGTCTATTGAAATAATTTGATATCTTGCAACGAGCTAAATTTAATCAAGGAGAATGAGGACCACATCCGCAACGGTAATATGTTATCCACGTCGTACACACTGTTGAGTTGCGGCCATGACTTTGCATTCGGCCAACAGACTAACGAGCACGATCAGTGAAAGGTTTTAGAATTCAGTGTTCATTTATAGCCCGCCTGCGATTTTTTTATACGACGAcgacaatatatttttaattcataattttttggggggtgtgggggggggggtcacccaaCTAAAGTAGCCTTGACGTAGGCAGCGGCTTTTGCCATTTTATTGAAGCTAAGCTAGCTAAATTTGTCTGGTTAATAGCATCAGGATAGAATAGCTTGTATCTTAGCTCACAGCTTAGCTTGCCCCAAACTAGCTAGTAAGGTGTAATATCCTTTGCTCGATTTAACATTGCGGAATTCCTTGCGCTACAACGGAGGCAAGCTGCGAAGAAAGCCTTTGAGATTTTGAGAAAGCGATGGAACTCAGTGACATAAAGCTGCTCGACCAGGGGGAACCTGCGGACCAACACCAAAGATGGAGCTTCTCACTGAATGCTTGCCATTTTCACAtggatttctttgtttttcttaattaaaaaaacatgtttttttcaagTTAACGTTCAATGGGGATCTTAAACCCAAAGTGAAGATGCTGGGATGTATTTGGCGGAATGTAATGTTAATATCGGAGGCATCTGgtttaaaaacacattcagcAGTTCATATCGCAGGGCCATTTTCCGTCATTTTCTTTTGATTAGGCAGAAAGGAAGTGGAATTGCATACAAACGCAATTCCTGAGGCGCTTTCAGAGCTA
This window contains:
- the ifih1 gene encoding LOW QUALITY PROTEIN: interferon-induced helicase C domain-containing protein 1 (The sequence of the model RefSeq protein was modified relative to this genomic sequence to represent the inferred CDS: inserted 5 bases in 4 codons; deleted 3 bases in 2 codons; substituted 2 bases at 2 genomic stop codons), which codes for MDVDVDDLIHEYLIESFRPRLRTYVAVQPVLDLLHFLEPEXKDRVRQKARNDGNSAAADVLVGAVLRKPHPAXFQAFVDALSNAECRQAADYLRQKLPDPAVEAKNDNCMRMIHILVPSLVGMNTKQVCMHCFSRKLITKDDQDEILHLADNQGLRDAARELXVRCPPGWYSDFVQILFDTEHVDLYKLMGGSSACDATDETTGSDLVKKSPESTPCQLLDQKDNEDDITERCDPSTAAGGPDKADVVLRDYQMDVAKPASEGKNIIICPPTGSGKTRVAGKTGKVVVLLNTICSPNVTELSQRCIFFFFFQIKAGALSRPQPRPKTFIRSAPQKAASISFSECISFCLCLTFPDIALIIIDECHHTKKGEVYNRLMMRYLKQKNRNRMLKKEQKEXLPQILGVTASLGVGDATELKKAEKNILQISANLDASQIQTGDLKNYSNEPEEKKIVLVEDKEKDPFGDVIKNIMNVIDIYANLSPTCELGSQNYEQWVVQYEQHAAKEEAQEVRICMEHLRRYNDALIVSNAIRMSDAFHSLKKKHKEEIKSKSSPDEEHVINITDPERVLFNLFQDNKEELEKLSQNPSYENXQTNVLYEFTTREHARGIVFTKMXQSAIALSHWIQENPKFVDVGVKVSNVIGGGDQSVVKPMTPAEQKDVLSKFRSGAVNLLIATSVAQEGLDITACNFVICYGLVTNEIAMIQARGRARAKDSLGDFGKFIPVFSDKMLRWSGSHLDADETNLIDKNLTC